In Kitasatospora sp. NA04385, a single genomic region encodes these proteins:
- a CDS encoding tetratricopeptide repeat protein has product MAGALAPVASPAEVPQAVLQAVGVPDALRVGEPLVPLPSPVERLAQALEQRRLLLVLDNCEHLLDAAAALAAGLLSRAPHVRVLATSREPLGVTGESLCPVPSLPLPEADDAEEAAGYPAVRLFADRAAAVRPGFRIDPGNAPLVVGICRALDGIPLAIELAAARTRSLTLRQVAERLGDRFRLLTGGDRAALPRHRTLRAVIDWSWELLDADERAVLAALSVFAGGATPEHAELVCGPQAPGADVIEVVAALVDKSLVRAVGDGPGGEVRYHLLETVRAYAAEKAAASGAAARTGDAHAACFLALAERAEPELRGPGQGRWTARLNAERDDLHAALGHLVASGDAAGALRLAGALVWFWTIGDHVGEAAGWASAVRELVGGQAPPGLADAYALCTTIAVLVPALGGEDGPDPANVRRAVATVLSHLPARPAHPVLPLVAAGCALLLDDRPAGLDGLRGLLDHPDPWTRATAHLGLGHLALDDGQLGLAAEQLDYGQRQFERIGDRWGRNAATGGLLELALIRGDGPAAVRLGEEAYRAGADTGSDHCALVLVQLGRARAEAGDPDRGRQDVELAVRTAEKLGEHADAATGLLALSDLHRRTGDLDAARRPLLRALELLEPRSGRAELRRAAALVHGRLGCLAEQQHDLDAAARWHARALAALGADPHRRTRAAIAEGLAAYAAATGAPVRAAELLGTARTLRGYLPAHAPDAARATTTATTALGPAAFAAAHERGRLETVLRWP; this is encoded by the coding sequence GTGGCTGGTGCGCTGGCGCCGGTCGCCTCGCCCGCCGAGGTGCCGCAGGCGGTGTTGCAGGCGGTCGGCGTCCCGGACGCGCTGCGGGTGGGCGAGCCGCTCGTCCCGCTCCCCTCCCCGGTCGAGCGGCTCGCACAGGCGCTGGAGCAGCGTCGGCTGCTGCTGGTGCTGGACAACTGCGAGCACCTGCTGGACGCGGCGGCCGCGTTGGCGGCCGGCCTGCTCTCGCGGGCCCCGCACGTCCGGGTGCTGGCCACCAGCCGGGAGCCGCTGGGCGTCACCGGCGAGTCGCTCTGCCCGGTGCCCTCGCTGCCGCTGCCGGAGGCCGACGACGCCGAGGAGGCCGCCGGGTACCCGGCGGTGCGGCTGTTCGCGGACCGGGCCGCCGCGGTCCGCCCGGGCTTCCGGATCGACCCGGGGAACGCGCCGCTGGTGGTGGGCATCTGCCGGGCGCTGGACGGCATCCCGCTGGCGATCGAGCTGGCGGCGGCCCGCACCCGTTCCCTGACGCTGCGGCAGGTCGCGGAGCGGCTCGGCGACCGCTTCCGGCTGCTGACCGGCGGCGACCGGGCCGCGCTGCCCCGGCACCGGACGCTGCGAGCGGTGATCGACTGGAGCTGGGAGCTGCTGGACGCCGACGAGCGCGCGGTGCTGGCCGCGCTGTCGGTGTTCGCGGGCGGGGCGACGCCCGAGCACGCCGAGCTGGTCTGCGGCCCGCAGGCCCCGGGGGCGGACGTGATCGAGGTGGTCGCCGCGCTGGTCGACAAGTCCCTGGTGCGGGCGGTCGGCGACGGCCCGGGCGGCGAGGTCCGCTACCACCTGCTGGAGACCGTCCGGGCGTACGCCGCCGAGAAGGCGGCGGCCTCCGGCGCGGCGGCCCGCACCGGGGACGCGCACGCCGCGTGCTTCCTGGCGCTGGCCGAGCGGGCCGAGCCCGAGCTGCGCGGCCCCGGGCAGGGGCGCTGGACGGCGCGGCTGAACGCGGAACGCGACGACCTGCACGCCGCGCTCGGCCACCTGGTCGCGAGCGGCGACGCGGCGGGCGCGCTGCGGCTGGCGGGTGCGCTGGTCTGGTTCTGGACCATCGGCGACCACGTCGGCGAGGCCGCCGGATGGGCGAGCGCCGTCCGCGAACTGGTCGGCGGGCAGGCCCCGCCCGGCCTCGCCGACGCCTACGCGCTGTGCACGACCATCGCCGTCCTGGTGCCCGCGCTGGGCGGCGAGGACGGCCCCGACCCGGCGAACGTCCGGCGGGCCGTGGCCACCGTGCTGTCCCACCTGCCGGCCCGCCCGGCCCACCCGGTGCTGCCCCTGGTCGCGGCCGGCTGCGCGCTGCTGCTGGACGACCGCCCGGCCGGCCTGGACGGCCTGCGCGGCCTGCTCGACCACCCCGACCCGTGGACCAGGGCCACCGCCCACCTGGGCCTGGGCCACCTCGCCCTGGACGACGGGCAGTTGGGCCTGGCTGCCGAGCAACTCGATTACGGCCAGCGGCAGTTCGAACGGATCGGCGACCGGTGGGGGCGCAACGCGGCCACCGGCGGGCTGCTCGAACTCGCCCTGATCCGCGGCGACGGCCCGGCGGCGGTCCGGCTCGGCGAGGAGGCGTACCGCGCCGGTGCGGACACCGGGTCGGACCACTGCGCGCTGGTGCTCGTCCAGTTGGGCCGGGCCCGGGCCGAGGCCGGTGACCCGGACCGCGGTCGGCAGGACGTCGAGCTGGCGGTCCGCACCGCGGAGAAGCTCGGCGAGCACGCCGACGCCGCCACCGGGCTGCTCGCCCTCAGCGACCTGCACCGCCGCACCGGCGACCTCGACGCCGCCCGCCGCCCGCTGCTGCGCGCCCTGGAACTGCTCGAACCCCGGTCCGGGCGCGCCGAACTGCGCCGGGCGGCGGCCCTGGTGCACGGCCGGCTCGGCTGCCTCGCCGAACAGCAGCACGACCTGGACGCCGCCGCCCGCTGGCACGCCCGGGCGCTGGCCGCCCTCGGCGCGGACCCGCACCGGCGCACCCGGGCCGCGATCGCGGAGGGCCTGGCCGCGTACGCCGCCGCCACCGGCGCACCCGTCCGCGCCGCCGAACTGCTCGGCACCGCCCGCACCCTGCGCGGCTACCTCCCCGCCCACGCCCCCGACGCCGCCCGGGCCACCACCACCGCCACCACGGCCCTCGGCCCGGCCGCCTTCGCCGCCGCCCACGAACGCGGCCGCCTCGAAACGGTGCTGCGCTGGCCCTGA
- a CDS encoding MFS transporter yields MVEAVRSARRWWALGALVVSVLVVGLDGTVINVALPTLAGELGADNQQLLWIGGGYLLTFSVAMLPVGRLGDRLGHRRVLTAGTALFGAASLAGAFTGSAGGVIAVRTAMGLGAAMIMPVSMALLSRVFPPEEVPRAIAVWTAAASLGMPAGPVIGGWLLNHFWWGSVFLFNVPVVAVALLASTLLLPADGPRDRVRTRPAPFDWSGTALGTVGITALVYGTILVPADGWTSPAVLGPLTAGALLLALFVRRQRRAAEPLVDLALFADRRFSWGTLTAVFGNFTVMGILFVVPQYLEAVQGYDAFGTGLRILPLIGGLMISAALSEGLVPRIGARAVVPAGLVLLAVGVLLGARATPDSGYGFTALWLTVVGVGFGLAIVPSTSIVMAALPEERTGVGTSVLETLQQVGGVLGVAALGSLLGAGYLSRIDVTALPAPAAATARDSVAGAAAVAAERHDTALLSSAHEAFVHGMGSVLTVSGTVALLAASLAAAFLPGRAIRS; encoded by the coding sequence GTGGTGGAAGCGGTTCGTTCGGCCCGCCGGTGGTGGGCACTGGGGGCCCTGGTGGTGAGCGTGCTGGTGGTCGGCCTGGACGGGACGGTCATCAACGTCGCCCTGCCCACGCTGGCCGGTGAACTCGGCGCGGACAACCAGCAGTTGCTGTGGATCGGCGGCGGCTACCTGCTGACCTTCAGCGTCGCCATGCTCCCGGTCGGCCGGCTCGGCGACCGGCTCGGGCACCGGCGGGTGCTCACCGCGGGCACCGCCCTGTTCGGCGCGGCCTCGCTCGCCGGAGCCTTCACCGGCTCCGCGGGCGGGGTGATCGCGGTGCGCACCGCGATGGGCCTCGGCGCGGCGATGATCATGCCGGTCTCGATGGCCCTGCTGTCGCGGGTCTTCCCGCCCGAGGAGGTCCCCCGGGCCATCGCGGTCTGGACGGCCGCCGCCTCCCTGGGCATGCCCGCCGGGCCGGTGATCGGCGGCTGGCTGCTCAACCACTTCTGGTGGGGCTCGGTCTTCCTGTTCAACGTCCCCGTGGTGGCGGTGGCCCTGCTCGCGAGCACCCTGCTGCTCCCGGCCGACGGCCCCCGCGACCGCGTCCGCACCCGTCCCGCGCCGTTCGACTGGTCGGGCACCGCGCTGGGCACGGTCGGGATCACCGCGCTGGTGTACGGCACGATCCTGGTCCCGGCCGACGGCTGGACCTCCCCGGCCGTCCTCGGCCCGCTGACCGCGGGCGCGCTGCTGCTGGCGCTCTTCGTCCGGCGGCAGCGCCGGGCCGCCGAACCGCTGGTCGACCTGGCCCTGTTCGCCGACCGCCGGTTCTCCTGGGGCACCCTGACGGCCGTCTTCGGCAACTTCACCGTGATGGGCATCCTGTTCGTGGTGCCGCAGTACCTGGAAGCCGTCCAGGGCTACGACGCCTTCGGCACCGGCCTGCGGATCCTGCCGCTGATCGGCGGGCTGATGATCTCCGCCGCGCTCAGCGAAGGACTGGTCCCCCGGATCGGCGCCCGCGCGGTGGTCCCCGCCGGACTGGTGCTGCTGGCCGTCGGCGTCCTCCTCGGCGCCCGGGCCACGCCGGACAGCGGGTACGGGTTCACCGCGCTGTGGCTGACCGTGGTCGGCGTCGGCTTCGGCCTGGCGATCGTGCCGTCCACCAGCATCGTGATGGCCGCCCTCCCCGAGGAGCGCACCGGCGTCGGCACCAGCGTCCTGGAGACCCTCCAGCAGGTCGGCGGCGTCCTCGGCGTCGCGGCCCTCGGCAGCCTGCTCGGCGCGGGCTACCTGTCCCGGATCGACGTCACCGCCCTCCCCGCACCCGCCGCGGCCACCGCCCGTGACTCGGTCGCCGGCGCCGCCGCCGTCGCCGCCGAACGGCACGACACCGCGCTGCTCTCCTCCGCGCACGAGGCCTTCGTCCACGGCATGGGCTCCGTGCTCACCGTCTCCGGCACGGTCGCCCTGCTGGCCGCGAGCCTGGCGGCGGCGTTCCTGCCGGGACGCGCGATCAGGAGCTAG
- a CDS encoding arylsulfatase, producing MPSRNTTGRSTTGPSRRAVLAGAIATALAGLATAPGATAAPAATAAPGAARRPNILLIVLDDLGWNELGCYGQRLIKTPVVDRLAAEGVRFTQAYANPSCAPTRASLLTGRHTGHSRVKSNADAAGGLAAEDVTVGEVLHAAGYATGLVGKWGLGPDNGDNPSHPNRQGFDYFFGYINQVHAQDYWPTYLWRNGQRVEYPENQGADVTYAVDLFTQEALDFIDRHQDGPFFLSLNYNTPHAPNEIPDDAPYSAEPWPQGERNHAAQITYTDTQIGTVLDRLAQRGLADDTLVVFVSDNGPHAAGAHFEHVGSTLPHDPEFFDSNGPLRGIKFSVYEGGIRVPLIVRLPASLRTASTPEPGTVLRDRVAVWDFLPTLAEFGGGATPSGLDGVSFRRALTGLGQPARPPLYWRAEDGAEAVRFGRWKGVRPAGKPVELYDVFADLGERSDVAAAHPDLVGQARQLLAAAVAGS from the coding sequence ATGCCCTCACGGAACACGACCGGCCGGTCGACCACCGGCCCCTCCCGCCGCGCCGTCCTCGCCGGCGCCATCGCGACCGCGCTGGCCGGCCTGGCCACCGCCCCCGGTGCCACCGCCGCCCCGGCCGCCACCGCGGCGCCCGGGGCCGCCCGGCGGCCGAACATCCTGCTGATCGTGCTCGACGACCTCGGGTGGAACGAACTCGGCTGCTACGGACAGCGGTTGATCAAGACACCGGTGGTCGACCGCCTCGCCGCCGAGGGGGTGCGGTTCACCCAGGCGTACGCCAACCCCTCCTGCGCGCCGACCCGGGCCTCGCTGCTGACCGGCCGGCACACCGGCCACTCGCGGGTGAAGTCCAACGCGGACGCCGCCGGGGGGCTCGCCGCCGAGGACGTGACCGTGGGCGAGGTGCTGCACGCGGCCGGCTACGCCACCGGCCTGGTCGGCAAGTGGGGCCTCGGGCCCGACAACGGGGACAACCCCAGCCACCCCAACCGGCAGGGCTTCGACTACTTCTTCGGCTACATCAACCAGGTGCACGCCCAGGACTACTGGCCGACCTACCTGTGGCGCAACGGCCAGCGGGTCGAGTACCCCGAGAACCAGGGCGCCGACGTCACGTACGCCGTCGACCTCTTCACCCAGGAGGCGCTGGACTTCATCGACCGCCACCAGGACGGCCCGTTCTTCCTCAGCCTGAACTACAACACCCCGCACGCCCCCAACGAGATCCCCGACGACGCGCCGTACTCCGCCGAGCCGTGGCCGCAGGGCGAGCGCAACCACGCCGCCCAGATCACCTACACCGACACCCAAATCGGCACGGTGCTGGACCGGCTGGCGCAGCGCGGCCTCGCCGACGACACCCTGGTCGTGTTCGTCAGCGACAACGGGCCGCACGCCGCCGGGGCCCACTTCGAGCACGTGGGCAGCACGCTGCCGCACGACCCGGAGTTCTTCGACAGCAACGGCCCGCTGCGCGGCATCAAGTTCTCGGTGTACGAGGGCGGGATCCGCGTCCCGCTGATCGTCCGGCTCCCGGCGTCGCTGCGGACCGCGAGCACCCCGGAGCCCGGCACGGTGCTGCGCGACCGGGTGGCCGTGTGGGACTTCCTGCCCACGCTGGCCGAGTTCGGCGGCGGCGCCACGCCGTCCGGCCTGGACGGGGTGTCGTTCCGGCGCGCGCTGACCGGCCTCGGGCAGCCCGCGCGGCCGCCGCTGTACTGGCGGGCCGAGGACGGGGCGGAGGCGGTGCGCTTCGGCCGGTGGAAGGGGGTGCGTCCGGCGGGCAAGCCCGTCGAGCTCTACGACGTGTTCGCCGACCTCGGCGAGCGGAGCGACGTCGCCGCCGCCCACCCGGACCTGGTCGGCCAGGCCCGGCAGTTGCTCGCCGCCGCGGTCGCCGGGAGCTGA
- a CDS encoding formylglycine-generating enzyme family protein, translating into MPLPTLAPPPARPFRPAPQARRTRGQLLLPGGTFAMGDAFGEGYPQDGEGPVHDVHLDPFHLDATTVTNAAFAAFVKATGHVTEAERLGMSAVFHLTVQARPADVLGRATGTPWWLVVKGACWRHPYGPLSSIGELSNHPVVQVSWHDAQAYCAWAGKRLPTEAEWEFAARGGRAGGRFPWGDELTPRGRWLCNIWQGDFPSRNTAEDGYLATAPARSYRPNGYGLWNAVGNVWEWCADAFAADTYAARAGERPVHDPRGPLGGPGGARVMRGGSYLCHDSYCYRYRVAARSGNTPESAAANIGFRCANDADAPR; encoded by the coding sequence CTGCCGCTGCCGACCCTCGCGCCACCCCCGGCCCGCCCGTTCCGCCCGGCTCCGCAGGCGCGTCGCACCCGAGGCCAACTCCTGCTGCCGGGAGGCACGTTCGCGATGGGCGACGCCTTCGGCGAGGGCTACCCGCAGGACGGCGAGGGGCCCGTGCACGACGTGCACCTGGACCCCTTCCACCTCGACGCCACCACGGTCACCAACGCCGCGTTCGCCGCGTTCGTCAAGGCCACCGGCCACGTGACCGAGGCGGAGCGGCTGGGCATGTCGGCCGTCTTCCACCTCACCGTCCAGGCCCGCCCGGCGGACGTGCTGGGCCGGGCCACCGGCACGCCGTGGTGGCTGGTCGTCAAGGGCGCCTGCTGGCGCCACCCCTACGGGCCGCTGTCCTCCATCGGCGAACTGTCGAACCACCCGGTGGTGCAGGTGAGTTGGCACGACGCCCAGGCGTACTGCGCCTGGGCGGGCAAGCGGCTGCCGACCGAGGCCGAGTGGGAGTTCGCCGCCCGCGGCGGCCGGGCCGGCGGCCGGTTCCCCTGGGGCGACGAGCTCACCCCGCGCGGGCGCTGGCTGTGCAACATCTGGCAGGGCGACTTCCCGTCCCGCAACACCGCCGAGGACGGCTACCTGGCCACCGCCCCCGCCAGGTCGTACCGGCCCAACGGCTACGGGCTGTGGAACGCGGTGGGCAACGTCTGGGAGTGGTGCGCCGACGCCTTCGCCGCCGACACCTACGCCGCCCGCGCGGGCGAGCGGCCCGTGCACGACCCGCGCGGACCGCTGGGCGGCCCCGGCGGGGCCCGGGTGATGCGGGGCGGCTCGTACCTGTGCCACGACTCGTACTGCTACCGCTACCGGGTCGCGGCCCGCTCCGGCAACACCCCCGAATCCGCCGCCGCCAACATCGGCTTCCGCTGCGCCAACGACGCGGACGCCCCGCGCTGA
- a CDS encoding sulfatase encodes MTGTRRKALGAFALPAALTLSVLAAPATAQSAGPAASAAPAKPNIVLILADDLGWTDVSTPLTTAGHPSDYIETPAVARLAQQGVAFDNAYASQNCAPSRAELLTGLYPTRPDNNIYQVDDLNRGGSKTLLVGPAQGLPDGAPDLPARVTTVGETLQGAGYTTGYVGKFHVAEHDSDITSVHGFNENIGGSSAGQPGAYHAQNGVFSSQIGPGLDAFGAPYTQQYVDANIKPYAHGEDPAAVNALVGTDKHVTDAVTDATIDFVDRHKDAPFFAFMGSYAVHNPVSAGQARSDLLAKYQHKSPGTGISNAAYAALTEGLDQGVARVVDHLETTPDPRNPGHVLADNTVVVFASDNGGLGTYTDNGPLRGQKGELHEGGLRVPLIAWSANPALVRGGRVDSTPVDTIDYYPTFAALAGAALPAGQPLDGKDLSRVFADPAATIDRDALYWHLPGYLNENGRDQRPQSVIRSGRWKLIFDYETHSASLYDLATDLGETHDLAGEQKAIAHGLGLKLINWLEQTHAPLATLRAGHDPVSFPVLGKTYSGGQITRHVGENVTVQPGQEMPFVLPRVQ; translated from the coding sequence ATGACCGGCACCCGCCGCAAGGCCCTCGGCGCGTTCGCGCTCCCGGCCGCGCTCACCCTCTCCGTCCTCGCGGCCCCGGCCACCGCCCAGTCCGCCGGGCCCGCCGCCTCCGCCGCACCGGCGAAGCCGAACATCGTGCTGATCCTGGCCGACGACCTCGGCTGGACGGACGTCAGCACCCCGCTGACCACCGCCGGCCACCCGAGCGACTACATCGAGACCCCGGCCGTGGCCCGGCTCGCCCAGCAGGGCGTGGCCTTCGACAACGCGTACGCCTCGCAGAACTGCGCGCCGAGCCGGGCCGAACTGCTCACCGGCCTCTACCCGACCCGGCCGGACAACAACATCTACCAGGTCGACGACCTCAACCGGGGCGGCAGCAAGACCCTGCTGGTCGGCCCGGCCCAGGGCCTTCCCGACGGCGCGCCCGACCTGCCCGCCCGGGTGACCACCGTCGGCGAGACGCTGCAGGGCGCCGGCTACACGACCGGGTACGTGGGGAAGTTCCACGTCGCCGAGCACGACTCCGACATCACCTCGGTGCACGGCTTCAACGAGAACATCGGCGGCTCCTCGGCCGGCCAGCCCGGGGCCTACCACGCGCAGAACGGGGTGTTCTCGTCGCAGATCGGACCGGGGCTGGACGCCTTCGGAGCCCCCTACACCCAGCAGTACGTGGACGCGAACATCAAGCCGTACGCCCACGGCGAGGACCCGGCGGCCGTCAACGCCCTGGTCGGCACCGACAAGCACGTCACCGACGCCGTGACGGACGCCACCATCGACTTCGTCGACCGGCACAAGGACGCGCCCTTCTTCGCGTTCATGGGCTCCTACGCGGTGCACAACCCGGTCAGCGCGGGGCAGGCCCGCTCCGACCTGCTGGCCAAGTACCAGCACAAGAGCCCGGGGACCGGCATCTCGAACGCGGCCTACGCGGCCCTGACCGAGGGGCTCGACCAGGGCGTCGCCCGGGTGGTCGACCACCTGGAGACCACCCCGGACCCGCGCAACCCCGGCCACGTGCTGGCCGACAACACCGTCGTCGTCTTCGCCTCCGACAACGGCGGCCTGGGCACCTACACCGACAACGGCCCGCTGCGCGGGCAGAAGGGCGAGCTGCACGAGGGCGGCCTGCGGGTCCCGCTCATCGCCTGGTCGGCCAACCCCGCGCTGGTGCGGGGCGGCCGGGTCGACTCGACCCCGGTGGACACCATCGACTACTACCCCACCTTCGCCGCGCTGGCCGGTGCCGCCCTCCCCGCCGGGCAGCCCCTCGACGGCAAGGACCTCAGCCGGGTGTTCGCCGACCCCGCCGCGACGATCGACCGCGACGCCCTCTACTGGCACCTGCCCGGCTACCTCAACGAGAACGGCCGCGACCAGCGCCCGCAGTCGGTGATCCGCTCGGGCCGCTGGAAGCTGATCTTCGACTACGAGACCCACTCGGCGTCCCTGTACGACCTGGCGACCGACCTCGGCGAGACGCACGACCTGGCGGGCGAGCAGAAGGCGATCGCCCACGGCCTCGGACTGAAGCTGATCAACTGGCTGGAGCAGACCCACGCCCCGCTGGCCACGCTGCGGGCCGGCCACGACCCGGTCTCCTTCCCCGTGCTGGGCAAGACCTACTCCGGCGGGCAGATCACCCGGCACGTCGGGGAGAACGTCACCGTGCAACCGGGCCAGGAGATGCCGTTCGTGCTGCCAAGGGTGCAGTGA
- a CDS encoding TetR/AcrR family transcriptional regulator, producing MAIKERRARERAERERLIVRAARELAEAEGWDAVTTRRLAERIEYSQPVLYSHFSGKDAIVAAVAVEGCAELAALLRAAAADVDDPREAFAAVARGYLAFAEANPALYDAIFTLPSTLPFGTPEAPAPLHEAFAAIAEPATRSARACGHDPGGYTELAWSALHGMVTLARNGRLRPDLDQPRIDAFTAVF from the coding sequence ATGGCTATCAAGGAACGCAGGGCGCGCGAACGCGCCGAACGGGAACGGCTGATCGTCCGCGCCGCCCGCGAACTCGCCGAGGCCGAGGGCTGGGACGCCGTCACCACCCGCCGCCTCGCCGAACGCATCGAGTACAGCCAGCCCGTCCTGTACAGCCACTTCAGCGGCAAGGACGCGATCGTCGCCGCCGTCGCGGTCGAGGGCTGCGCCGAACTCGCCGCCCTGCTGCGGGCCGCCGCCGCGGACGTCGACGACCCGCGCGAGGCGTTCGCCGCCGTCGCCCGCGGCTACCTCGCCTTCGCCGAGGCCAACCCCGCCCTCTACGACGCGATCTTCACCCTGCCCAGCACCCTCCCCTTCGGCACCCCCGAAGCCCCCGCCCCCCTGCACGAGGCCTTCGCCGCCATCGCCGAACCCGCCACCCGCAGCGCCCGGGCCTGCGGACACGACCCCGGCGGCTACACCGAACTCGCCTGGTCCGCCCTGCACGGCATGGTCACCCTCGCCCGCAACGGCCGCCTGCGCCCCGACCTCGACCAGCCCCGCATCGACGCGTTCACCGCGGTCTTCTGA
- a CDS encoding DUF4267 domain-containing protein, which yields MSALTSTAGTTTVRPAGSRLRVNLATVFTVLVALGIGYVGVSYLFAPEHTASGFGMPVWPRGEAADFLTVKGFRDVVSGLVPLALLLTGHRRALGWALLAESVTPFGDGTTILVHHGSTATALGVHYATAVFVVVTAVLLLTERTGRTERTGRTERSGRTGRSSTEG from the coding sequence ATGTCCGCGCTCACCAGCACCGCCGGCACCACCACCGTCCGCCCGGCCGGCAGCCGCCTGCGGGTCAACCTCGCCACCGTGTTCACGGTCCTGGTCGCGCTGGGCATCGGCTACGTCGGCGTCAGCTACCTGTTCGCCCCGGAGCACACCGCCTCCGGCTTCGGCATGCCGGTCTGGCCGCGGGGCGAGGCCGCCGACTTCCTCACCGTCAAGGGCTTCCGGGACGTCGTCTCCGGCCTCGTCCCGCTGGCCCTGCTGCTGACCGGGCACCGCCGGGCGCTCGGCTGGGCGCTGCTCGCCGAGTCGGTCACCCCGTTCGGCGACGGCACCACCATCCTGGTGCACCACGGCAGCACCGCGACGGCCCTCGGCGTCCACTACGCCACCGCCGTCTTCGTGGTGGTCACCGCCGTCCTGCTGCTCACCGAGCGCACCGGCCGCACCGAGCGCACCGGCCGCACCGAGCGCTCCGGGCGCACCGGCCGCTCCAGCACGGAGGGCTGA
- a CDS encoding PLP-dependent cysteine synthase family protein yields MSDHTQDVDRTDPEYRAWLKEAVRRVQADANRSADTHLLRFPLPEEWGIDLYLKDESTHPTGSLKHRLARSLFLYGLCNGWIRPGAPVIEASSGSTAVSEAYFAQLIGVPFVAVMARTTSRAKIELIEFHGGRCHLVDNAGEVYAAAAALAAETGGHYMDQFTYAERATDWRGNNNIAESVFAQLRMEPHPEPAWIVATAGTGGTSATIARYVRYMQYDTRICVADPENSCFFDGWVHHDPDAHCPTGSRIEGIGRPRMEPSFVPGAIDRMMKVPDAASIAAVHLLADVLGKKAGASTGTGLWSALRIVAEMRREGRSGSVVTLICDPGDRYLDKYYADGWLAAERIDPRPHRAALEEFLAGGDWAEG; encoded by the coding sequence ATGAGCGACCACACCCAGGACGTGGACCGGACCGACCCCGAGTACCGGGCCTGGCTGAAGGAGGCCGTCCGCCGCGTCCAGGCCGACGCCAACCGCTCCGCCGACACCCACCTGCTGCGCTTCCCGCTGCCGGAGGAGTGGGGCATCGACCTGTACCTCAAGGACGAGTCGACCCACCCGACCGGCAGCCTCAAGCACCGGCTGGCCCGCTCGCTGTTCCTGTACGGCCTGTGCAACGGCTGGATCCGGCCCGGCGCCCCGGTGATCGAGGCGTCCAGCGGCTCCACCGCCGTCTCCGAGGCGTACTTCGCCCAGCTGATCGGCGTCCCGTTCGTCGCCGTGATGGCCCGCACCACCAGCCGCGCCAAGATCGAGCTGATCGAGTTCCACGGCGGGCGGTGCCACCTGGTCGACAACGCGGGCGAGGTCTACGCGGCGGCCGCCGCGCTCGCCGCCGAGACCGGCGGCCACTACATGGACCAGTTCACCTACGCCGAGCGGGCCACCGACTGGCGCGGCAACAACAACATCGCCGAGTCGGTCTTCGCCCAGCTGCGGATGGAACCCCACCCCGAACCCGCCTGGATCGTCGCCACCGCGGGCACCGGCGGCACCTCCGCGACCATCGCCCGGTACGTCCGCTACATGCAGTACGACACCCGGATCTGCGTCGCCGACCCGGAGAACTCCTGCTTCTTCGACGGCTGGGTGCACCACGACCCCGACGCGCACTGCCCCACCGGCTCCCGGATCGAGGGCATCGGCCGCCCCCGGATGGAGCCCTCCTTCGTGCCCGGCGCGATCGACCGGATGATGAAGGTCCCCGACGCGGCCTCGATCGCCGCCGTCCACCTGCTCGCCGACGTCCTCGGCAAGAAGGCCGGCGCCTCCACCGGCACCGGCCTGTGGAGCGCGCTGCGGATCGTCGCCGAGATGCGCCGCGAGGGCCGCAGCGGCAGCGTCGTCACGCTGATCTGCGACCCGGGGGACCGGTACCTCGACAAGTACTACGCGGACGGGTGGCTCGCCGCCGAGCGGATCGACCCCCGACCGCACCGCGCCGCCCTCGAGGAGTTCCTCGCGGGCGGCGACTGGGCGGAGGGCTGA
- a CDS encoding ABC transporter ATP-binding protein, producing MTAAARVEGAVKEYGAGETRVRALDGVSVEFAAARFTAVMGPSGSGKSTLMHCAAGLDTLSGGRAWLGETELSGLGDRELTLLRRERIGFVFQAFNLLPTLTVRENITLPLDLGGAAPDREWLDALIDVVGLGDRLRHRPSQLSGGQQQRVAVARALAGRPQVVFADEPTGNLDSRSGGEVLGLLRSAVDTMRQSVVMVTHDPAAAGYADTVLFLADGRLVDTMQQPTAERVLDRMKAFDGRRGTAAAR from the coding sequence GTGACGGCCGCGGCCCGGGTCGAGGGGGCCGTGAAGGAGTACGGCGCGGGGGAGACCCGGGTGCGGGCGCTGGACGGCGTCAGCGTGGAGTTCGCGGCGGCCCGGTTCACGGCCGTGATGGGGCCCTCCGGGTCGGGCAAGTCCACCCTCATGCACTGCGCCGCCGGGCTGGACACGCTCAGCGGCGGGCGGGCCTGGCTGGGGGAGACCGAGCTGTCCGGGCTCGGCGACCGGGAGTTGACGCTGCTGCGCCGGGAGCGGATCGGCTTCGTCTTCCAGGCGTTCAACCTGCTGCCCACGCTCACCGTGCGGGAGAACATCACGCTGCCGCTGGACCTCGGCGGCGCCGCCCCCGACCGGGAGTGGCTGGACGCGCTGATCGACGTGGTCGGCCTCGGCGACCGGCTGCGGCACCGGCCGAGCCAGCTCTCCGGCGGCCAGCAGCAGCGCGTCGCGGTGGCCCGGGCCCTGGCCGGGCGGCCGCAGGTGGTGTTCGCCGACGAGCCCACCGGCAACCTGGATTCCCGCAGCGGCGGCGAGGTGCTCGGGCTGCTGCGCTCCGCCGTCGACACCATGCGCCAGTCGGTGGTGATGGTCACCCACGACCCGGCCGCCGCCGGGTACGCCGACACCGTGCTGTTCCTCGCCGACGGCCGTCTGGTCGACACCATGCAACAGCCCACCGCGGAAAGGGTGCTGGACCGGATGAAGGCCTTCGACGGCCGCCGCGGCACGGCGGCCGCCCGGTGA